A region from the Streptosporangium sp. NBC_01756 genome encodes:
- a CDS encoding sialidase family protein, translating to MHDAYPPEGGRTGRFRRRRAGAVMVLAGLLVSAFGAPATAAPTETFETRATGGTAPFVDEQVLYKQGDFGYGCFRIPAVVRATNGMVLAFAEGRVKDCGDDEDIDLVLRRSADGGRTWGPLQVISEGNGTTHGNPVPIVDERTGRVVLVSTHNGAEPCPNGCDRDPWVQFSDDHGTTWSAGREMTEGKRPEWNFWYATGPMHGIQLKVGPHAGRLVVGASFESLDQAGKHVYGTHLLYSDDSGTTWNIGAETSRDDGTVIAQEVTVVELTDGRIYASARERGTDEGSRGYATSSDGGETWDAPFRTMPTPATTDVQASLLRFGDERVLFSSPMHPGAREAMGIRSSYDEGRRFETWNEGKVFYWGPSAYSDMVRLDGDEAALMYEAGTVTPYEQIRFARFNEAYLETPNGTPPGIPGPPAPSPTTPDTSPYRNEAYVRGGAQTTDGRFGDGLALDRVDDRVEVPFDDSVDLGAKDFTLTSWIRYSDRVGAHSILWFHRVDRGTNPPALWLRAEPASNRIRAVLSVGRFDVTVQSPSAYNDGQWHFVALQRVRGELRLLVDGVQVSAAAAPAGSLTLGKEFGLEGIHIGQRLDGVDRFRGTLDEVRVYRRALTGAELDLIRQRNLPIGGQLGLRLPFDNVG from the coding sequence ATGCACGATGCTTATCCCCCGGAGGGCGGCCGTACCGGGCGCTTCCGTCGCCGCCGGGCGGGCGCCGTAATGGTGCTCGCCGGCTTACTCGTCAGCGCGTTCGGCGCGCCGGCGACCGCGGCGCCGACGGAGACCTTCGAGACCCGCGCGACCGGCGGCACCGCACCGTTCGTGGACGAGCAGGTGCTCTACAAGCAGGGCGACTTCGGATACGGCTGCTTCCGGATCCCCGCCGTGGTGCGGGCCACGAACGGCATGGTCCTGGCGTTCGCCGAGGGGCGGGTGAAGGACTGCGGCGACGACGAGGACATCGACCTCGTGCTGCGCCGTTCCGCCGACGGCGGGCGGACCTGGGGGCCACTGCAGGTGATCTCGGAGGGCAACGGCACGACCCACGGCAATCCGGTGCCGATCGTCGACGAGCGCACCGGGCGGGTCGTGCTGGTGAGCACCCACAACGGTGCGGAGCCGTGCCCGAACGGCTGTGACCGCGACCCCTGGGTGCAGTTCAGCGACGACCACGGGACGACCTGGTCGGCCGGCAGGGAGATGACCGAGGGCAAGCGTCCGGAGTGGAACTTCTGGTACGCCACCGGCCCGATGCACGGCATCCAGCTCAAGGTCGGCCCGCACGCCGGCCGGCTGGTCGTCGGGGCGAGTTTCGAGAGCCTGGACCAGGCCGGCAAGCACGTCTACGGCACGCACCTGCTCTACAGCGACGACAGCGGGACGACCTGGAACATCGGCGCCGAGACGTCCCGTGACGACGGCACGGTCATCGCCCAGGAGGTCACCGTCGTCGAGCTCACCGACGGGCGGATCTACGCCTCGGCCCGCGAGCGCGGCACCGACGAGGGCAGCCGGGGGTATGCGACCAGCAGCGACGGCGGCGAGACGTGGGACGCGCCGTTCCGCACCATGCCGACGCCGGCGACGACCGACGTCCAGGCGTCGCTGCTGCGGTTCGGCGACGAGCGCGTCCTCTTCTCCTCGCCGATGCACCCGGGCGCCCGGGAGGCGATGGGGATCCGGTCGTCCTACGACGAGGGGCGCCGCTTCGAGACCTGGAACGAGGGCAAGGTCTTCTACTGGGGGCCGTCGGCGTACTCGGACATGGTGCGTCTGGACGGCGACGAGGCGGCCCTGATGTACGAGGCCGGCACCGTCACGCCGTACGAGCAGATCCGGTTCGCGCGGTTCAACGAGGCCTACCTGGAGACGCCGAACGGCACCCCGCCCGGCATCCCCGGACCTCCGGCGCCCAGCCCGACGACGCCGGACACGTCGCCGTACCGCAACGAGGCGTATGTCCGCGGTGGTGCACAGACCACCGACGGGCGGTTCGGCGACGGGCTGGCCCTGGACCGGGTGGACGACCGGGTGGAGGTGCCGTTCGACGACTCCGTCGACCTCGGCGCGAAGGACTTCACGCTGACCTCCTGGATCCGGTACTCCGACCGGGTCGGCGCGCACTCGATCCTCTGGTTCCACCGGGTGGACCGGGGCACCAACCCGCCGGCGCTGTGGCTGCGGGCCGAACCGGCCAGCAACCGCATCCGGGCGGTCCTCTCCGTCGGCCGGTTCGACGTGACCGTACAGTCGCCGAGCGCGTACAACGACGGGCAGTGGCACTTCGTGGCGCTCCAGCGGGTACGCGGCGAGCTCCGGCTCCTGGTGGACGGCGTGCAGGTCTCGGCGGCGGCGGCGCCGGCCGGTTCGCTGACCCTCGGCAAGGAGTTCGGGCTTGAGGGCATCCACATCGGACAGCGGCTGGACGGGGTGGACCGCTTCCGCGGGACGCTGGACGAGGTACGCGTCTACCGGCGCGCCCTCACCGGCGCCGAGCTGGACCTGATCCGGCAGCGGAACCTTCCGATCGGCGGTCAGCTCGGGCTGCGGCTGCCGTTCGACAACGTCGGCTGA
- a CDS encoding FadR/GntR family transcriptional regulator, whose product MRMRDGVSLQERIVALIHERGLAPGSPMPTEVQLMDLLGASRNSVREAVRALRALGIVEIRHGHGTFVGHASLDVLTPSLAFQVRSGPGGGIRALHELVEVRELLETGLIGQVAQSTSAPRLAALDALVNAMDRDREADRAFHALLYESCGNELVLQLIGLFWDVYHEVEPTLGPPEERTAEILVNHHRIVAALRARDAEAAREAMRLHFRDVKARIARAEARPVPAPT is encoded by the coding sequence ATGCGTATGCGTGACGGCGTGTCGCTTCAAGAGCGCATCGTCGCCCTGATCCACGAGCGCGGACTGGCCCCCGGGTCACCGATGCCGACCGAAGTGCAGTTGATGGATCTGCTCGGGGCGAGCCGCAACAGCGTCCGCGAGGCCGTGCGGGCCCTGCGGGCGTTGGGCATCGTCGAGATCCGGCACGGTCATGGGACGTTCGTCGGGCACGCCTCGCTCGACGTGCTGACCCCGTCGCTCGCCTTCCAGGTGCGTTCGGGGCCGGGCGGCGGGATCCGCGCGCTGCACGAGCTGGTCGAGGTCCGCGAGTTGCTCGAGACCGGGCTGATCGGCCAGGTGGCCCAGAGCACCAGCGCTCCCCGGCTCGCCGCGTTGGACGCCCTGGTCAACGCCATGGATCGGGACCGGGAGGCCGACCGGGCGTTCCACGCGCTGCTGTACGAGTCGTGCGGCAACGAGCTGGTGCTGCAGCTGATCGGCCTGTTCTGGGACGTCTACCACGAGGTCGAGCCGACGCTCGGCCCGCCGGAGGAGCGGACCGCGGAGATCCTCGTCAACCACCATCGGATCGTGGCGGCGCTTCGCGCTCGGGACGCCGAGGCCGCCCGGGAGGCGATGCGGCTGCACTTCCGCGACGTCAAGGCGCGCATCGCGCGGGCGGAGGCCCGGCCGGTGCCCGCGCCGACCTGA
- a CDS encoding aldehyde dehydrogenase family protein, whose product MFEYAPAPESRDVVDIKSSYGLFIGGEFTDGSGTSLKTINPASEEVLAEVAVASADDVDRAVRAAREAFTTWSAMPGSERAKYLFRIARIIQERARELAVLETLDNGKPIRESRDVDLPLVAAHFFYYAGWADKLGYAGYGPDPRPLGVAGQVIPWNFPLLMLAWKIAPALAAGNTVVLKPAETTPLSALLFAEICRQADLPPGVVNIVTGAGETGAALVNHPDVNKVAFTGSTEVGRLIARSVAGSGKKVTLELGGKAANIVFDDAALDQAVEGIVNGIFFNQGHVCCAGSRLLVQESIATELLDALKRRLGTLRLGDPLDKNTDIGAINSAAQLARIRELSDLGEAEGAERWSPVCPLPDKGFWFPPTIFTGVAQSHRIAREEVFGPVLSVLTFRTPAEAVEKANNTPFGLSAGVWTEKGSRILWMADRLRAGVVWANTFNKFDPTSPFGGYKESGYGREGGRHGLEAYLDV is encoded by the coding sequence ATGTTCGAATACGCACCGGCTCCCGAATCCCGCGACGTCGTCGACATCAAGTCGTCCTACGGCCTCTTCATCGGCGGTGAGTTCACCGACGGGTCGGGCACGTCCCTCAAGACGATCAACCCCGCTTCCGAGGAGGTCCTGGCCGAGGTGGCCGTCGCCTCCGCCGACGACGTCGACCGGGCCGTCCGGGCCGCCCGCGAGGCGTTCACCACCTGGTCGGCGATGCCCGGCTCCGAGCGGGCGAAATACCTTTTCCGGATCGCCCGCATCATCCAGGAGCGGGCGCGCGAACTCGCCGTGCTGGAGACCCTGGACAACGGAAAGCCGATCCGCGAGTCCCGCGACGTCGACCTGCCGCTGGTCGCGGCGCACTTCTTCTACTACGCGGGCTGGGCCGACAAGCTCGGTTACGCCGGGTACGGTCCGGATCCGCGGCCGCTCGGCGTCGCCGGCCAGGTCATCCCGTGGAACTTCCCGCTGCTCATGCTCGCGTGGAAGATCGCGCCCGCGCTGGCCGCCGGCAACACGGTCGTCCTCAAGCCGGCCGAGACCACCCCGCTGAGCGCGCTGCTGTTCGCGGAGATCTGCCGGCAGGCCGACCTCCCGCCGGGTGTGGTCAACATCGTGACCGGCGCGGGCGAGACCGGCGCGGCCCTGGTGAACCACCCGGACGTGAACAAGGTCGCCTTCACCGGTTCCACCGAGGTCGGCCGTCTGATCGCCCGCTCCGTCGCCGGGTCGGGCAAGAAGGTCACCCTGGAGCTCGGCGGCAAGGCCGCCAACATCGTGTTCGACGACGCCGCGCTCGACCAGGCCGTCGAGGGCATCGTCAACGGGATCTTCTTCAACCAGGGGCACGTCTGCTGCGCGGGCTCCCGCCTGCTGGTCCAGGAGTCGATCGCGACGGAGCTGCTCGACGCGCTGAAGCGGCGGCTGGGCACACTGCGCCTGGGCGACCCGCTGGACAAGAACACCGACATCGGGGCGATCAACTCCGCCGCCCAGCTTGCCAGGATCCGCGAGCTGTCGGACCTCGGAGAGGCGGAGGGCGCCGAGCGCTGGTCCCCGGTGTGCCCGCTGCCCGACAAGGGCTTCTGGTTCCCGCCGACGATCTTCACTGGCGTCGCCCAGTCGCACCGGATCGCCCGCGAGGAGGTCTTCGGCCCGGTCCTGTCCGTGCTGACCTTCCGTACCCCCGCCGAGGCCGTCGAGAAGGCCAACAACACCCCCTTCGGCCTGTCCGCCGGTGTGTGGACGGAGAAGGGCTCGCGCATCCTGTGGATGGCGGACCGGCTCCGCGCGGGGGTCGTCTGGGCCAACACCTTCAACAAGTTCGACCCCACCTCCCCGTTCGGAGGTTACAAGGAGTCCGGATACGGCAGGGAAGGCGGACGTCATGGGTTGGAGGCGTATCTCGATGTGTGA
- a CDS encoding SPFH domain-containing protein translates to MERRALRVNGFAVLAGLVVLGIALALAAQAAHPALLPYAAILWGIIAMIVATGFVVINPNEAKVVQFLGRYIGSVNDAGFQWVPPLTSRRRITLRVRNFETAKLKVNDANGNPVEIAAVVVYKVIDTATAAFSVDDYENYVAIQSEAAVRHLATTHPYDNHEEDGTSLRDGAEVAAELTTELSERTQLAGVQVLEARITHLAYAPEIAQAMLVRQQATQVVAARTQIVAGAVGMVQLALNRLAEEGVVELDEERKAQMVSNLLVVLCGDRATQPVVNAGSLYA, encoded by the coding sequence ATGGAACGACGCGCTCTCCGAGTCAACGGATTCGCCGTGCTGGCCGGGCTGGTGGTCCTCGGGATCGCCCTGGCCCTGGCCGCGCAGGCGGCCCACCCGGCACTGCTGCCCTACGCCGCGATCCTGTGGGGGATCATCGCGATGATCGTGGCCACCGGCTTCGTGGTGATCAACCCGAACGAGGCGAAAGTGGTGCAGTTCCTGGGCCGCTACATCGGGTCGGTGAACGACGCGGGCTTCCAGTGGGTGCCGCCGCTCACCAGCAGGCGGCGGATCACCCTGCGGGTGCGCAACTTCGAGACGGCCAAGCTCAAGGTGAACGACGCCAACGGCAACCCCGTGGAGATCGCGGCCGTCGTCGTCTACAAGGTGATCGACACCGCCACGGCCGCGTTCTCCGTCGACGACTACGAGAACTACGTGGCGATCCAGTCCGAGGCGGCCGTCCGGCACCTGGCCACCACCCACCCCTACGACAACCACGAGGAGGACGGCACCAGCCTGCGTGACGGCGCCGAGGTGGCCGCCGAGCTCACCACCGAACTGAGCGAGCGCACCCAGCTGGCCGGGGTGCAGGTGCTGGAGGCCCGGATCACCCACCTCGCCTACGCGCCGGAGATCGCCCAGGCGATGCTGGTCCGCCAGCAGGCCACCCAGGTCGTCGCGGCGCGCACGCAGATCGTCGCGGGCGCGGTAGGAATGGTGCAGCTCGCATTGAACAGGCTGGCCGAGGAGGGCGTCGTGGAGCTCGACGAGGAGCGCAAGGCACAGATGGTGTCCAACCTGCTGGTCGTCCTATGCGGTGACCGGGCGACCCAGCCGGTGGTCAACGCCGGCAGTCTGTATGCCTGA
- the deoC gene encoding deoxyribose-phosphate aldolase, whose translation MTTPLADVAASNVTLRAFLHGLPGVDRVGADQRAAMLGTRSIKTTAKAEAIDLAIRMVDLTTLEGADTPGKVRAMCAKAVRPDPSDPTVPSVAAVCVYPDLVAQAVAALGGSGVKVASVATAFPSGRSSLEVKVADTAFAVAAGADEIDMVIDRGAFLAGDYLKVFEEIAAIKAACGRAGDKQGAHLKVILETGELATYDNVRRASWLAMLAGGDFIKTSTGKVQPAATLPVTLVMLEAVRDFLAATGRKVGVKPAGGIRTTKDAVKMLVLVNETVGEGWLDPDWFRLGASSVLNDLLMQRQKMATGRYAGPDYFTLD comes from the coding sequence ATGACTACTCCGCTCGCCGACGTGGCCGCGTCCAACGTCACGCTGCGAGCTTTCCTGCACGGCCTGCCCGGTGTCGACCGTGTGGGCGCCGACCAGCGGGCTGCGATGCTCGGCACCCGATCGATCAAGACGACGGCCAAGGCGGAGGCCATCGACCTGGCCATCCGCATGGTGGACCTGACAACCCTCGAAGGCGCCGACACGCCGGGCAAGGTCAGGGCGATGTGCGCCAAGGCGGTCCGTCCCGACCCGAGTGACCCGACCGTGCCCTCGGTGGCCGCGGTCTGCGTCTACCCCGACCTGGTGGCCCAGGCGGTCGCCGCACTCGGCGGCTCCGGCGTGAAGGTGGCCAGCGTGGCCACCGCGTTCCCCAGCGGGCGCTCGTCCCTGGAGGTCAAGGTCGCCGACACCGCCTTCGCGGTGGCGGCCGGGGCCGACGAGATCGACATGGTGATCGACCGGGGCGCGTTCCTCGCGGGCGACTACCTGAAGGTCTTCGAGGAGATCGCCGCGATCAAGGCCGCCTGCGGTCGTGCCGGAGACAAGCAAGGTGCGCACCTGAAGGTGATCCTGGAGACCGGCGAGCTCGCGACCTACGACAACGTACGGCGTGCGTCCTGGCTGGCCATGCTGGCCGGGGGCGACTTCATCAAGACCTCCACCGGCAAGGTGCAGCCCGCCGCGACCCTCCCGGTGACGCTGGTCATGCTGGAGGCGGTGCGTGACTTCCTCGCCGCGACCGGCCGCAAGGTCGGCGTGAAGCCGGCGGGTGGCATCCGGACCACCAAGGACGCCGTCAAGATGCTCGTCCTGGTCAACGAGACCGTCGGCGAGGGCTGGCTGGACCCCGACTGGTTCCGTCTCGGCGCGTCCAGCGTGCTCAACGACCTGCTCATGCAGCGGCAGAAGATGGCAACCGGCCGGTACGCGGGCCCCGACTACTTCACCCTGGACTGA
- a CDS encoding ATP-dependent RNA helicase, translating into MRSDWSGLPVRHVLPELLTALEEHGVAVLTAPPGTGKTTLVPLALAGLLGGSAPKRVIVAEPRRMAVRAAARRMAWLLESEVGAEVGFSVRGERRVGPDTLVEVVTTGVLLQRLQRDAELGGVDAVLMDECHERHLDADTALAFLLDVRATLRPDLRIIATSATADATSWAGLLGSGTAGLPTSAALRSGVSGGSPASAVAGPDAPVAAPTVHASGTMHPVTPLWAPPPRAVTPPRGLRVDPAFLSHVADVVRRALDEHEGDVLCFLPGVGEIGRVAGMLGGVDGVEILQVHGQAPARVQDAVLSPGEGRRVVLATSVAESSLTVPGVRIVVDSGLAREPRTDHARGLGSLTTVRASRASAVQRAGRAGREAPGVVYRCWSQAEHDRLPEHAQPEIALADLTGFALQAACWGDPSAAGLALLDPPPPAAMEAARRTLQALGALDGRVTARGRRMAAAGVHPRLARALIDVGPRAAEVVALLSEQLPRDAGDDLVEAWRAARRGGDGFSARWRQEARRLSRTVPGENGAAPRAVRDAETGGAPARTGGGAGSGRPTARTRRGQEQDDTQTRRGQEQQQGDARTPRGQEQQQGDDALAGLVVALAYPERVARRRGGSYLMVSGTAAELPQGSRLGSAEWLAVAVADRPAGAASARIRQAVVIDEETARLAAAPLHRSGEEVVWHVPPGERRGDVSARRVERLGAIELSSARLRDADVRPAVLDGLRVEGLAILRWTPEAVALRERLAFCHRTLGDPWQAMDDEALTEAADRWLEPELSRARRRSDLERIDVTSALHRLVPWSARLADTAPERIEVPSGSRIRVDYSGDQPVLAVKLQELFGWDEAPRVAGVPLVVHLLSPAGRPAAVTADLASFWRGDGYRSVRAELRGRYPKHPWPEDPLSAVATRRTNRPRR; encoded by the coding sequence GTGCGTTCCGACTGGTCAGGCCTTCCCGTCCGCCATGTTCTGCCCGAGCTGCTCACCGCCTTGGAGGAGCATGGCGTCGCCGTGCTCACCGCGCCCCCCGGCACGGGCAAGACCACGCTCGTCCCGCTGGCGCTGGCCGGGCTGCTCGGCGGCTCCGCTCCGAAGCGGGTGATCGTAGCCGAGCCCCGCCGGATGGCGGTGCGGGCGGCGGCCCGGCGGATGGCGTGGCTGCTGGAGTCGGAGGTGGGCGCGGAGGTCGGGTTCTCCGTCCGCGGCGAGCGCAGAGTGGGCCCGGACACCCTCGTCGAGGTCGTCACCACCGGGGTCCTGCTCCAGCGGCTCCAGCGCGACGCCGAACTCGGCGGCGTGGACGCGGTGTTGATGGACGAGTGCCACGAACGCCACCTGGACGCCGACACCGCCCTGGCCTTCCTCCTCGACGTCCGCGCCACCCTCCGCCCCGACCTGCGGATCATCGCCACCTCCGCCACCGCCGACGCCACGTCCTGGGCCGGGCTGCTCGGCTCCGGCACGGCCGGCCTCCCCACGAGCGCCGCACTCCGGTCCGGCGTTTCCGGCGGGTCCCCGGCGAGCGCCGTAGCCGGGCCGGACGCTCCGGTGGCGGCGCCGACCGTGCACGCCTCCGGCACCATGCACCCGGTCACACCGCTCTGGGCCCCGCCGCCCCGGGCGGTGACACCCCCGCGCGGCCTGCGGGTGGACCCCGCGTTCCTGTCCCACGTCGCCGACGTCGTACGGCGTGCGCTGGACGAGCACGAGGGGGACGTGCTGTGCTTCCTGCCGGGGGTCGGCGAGATCGGCAGGGTCGCCGGGATGCTCGGCGGCGTCGACGGCGTCGAGATCCTGCAGGTCCACGGCCAGGCCCCGGCCCGCGTGCAGGACGCGGTGCTCTCGCCCGGCGAGGGCCGCCGGGTGGTGCTCGCCACCTCGGTCGCCGAGTCGAGCCTGACCGTCCCGGGTGTCCGGATCGTGGTCGACTCCGGTCTCGCCCGCGAGCCTCGCACCGACCACGCCCGCGGCCTCGGTTCGCTCACCACCGTCCGCGCGTCCCGGGCCTCCGCCGTCCAGCGCGCCGGCCGGGCGGGGCGCGAGGCGCCGGGGGTGGTGTACCGATGCTGGTCGCAGGCCGAGCACGACCGGCTCCCCGAGCACGCCCAGCCCGAGATCGCCCTCGCCGACCTGACCGGCTTCGCCCTCCAGGCAGCCTGCTGGGGCGACCCCTCCGCGGCCGGCCTGGCCCTGCTCGACCCGCCGCCGCCCGCGGCGATGGAGGCCGCGCGGCGGACCCTGCAAGCGCTGGGCGCCCTCGACGGCCGGGTCACCGCCCGGGGCCGGCGGATGGCCGCCGCCGGGGTCCATCCCCGGCTGGCCCGGGCTCTGATCGACGTCGGCCCCCGTGCGGCGGAGGTGGTGGCGCTGCTGTCCGAGCAGCTCCCCCGGGACGCGGGCGACGACCTGGTCGAGGCCTGGCGTGCCGCCCGGCGGGGTGGGGACGGTTTCTCCGCGCGCTGGCGTCAGGAGGCGAGGCGGCTGTCCCGGACCGTCCCCGGGGAGAACGGCGCCGCACCGCGGGCAGTACGGGACGCGGAGACCGGCGGGGCCCCCGCCCGGACCGGAGGCGGCGCGGGGTCCGGGCGGCCCACCGCCCGGACCCGGCGCGGCCAGGAGCAGGACGACACTCAGACGCGGCGCGGCCAGGAGCAGCAGCAGGGCGACGCCCGGACCCCGCGCGGCCAGGAGCAGCAGCAGGGCGACGACGCGCTGGCCGGGCTGGTGGTGGCGCTGGCCTACCCGGAGCGGGTGGCCAGACGGCGGGGCGGCTCCTACCTCATGGTGTCGGGGACGGCCGCGGAGCTCCCGCAGGGATCGCGGCTGGGAAGCGCGGAGTGGCTGGCCGTCGCAGTGGCGGACCGGCCCGCCGGAGCCGCCTCGGCCCGGATCAGGCAGGCCGTCGTGATCGACGAGGAGACGGCCCGGCTCGCCGCCGCCCCCCTGCACCGTTCCGGCGAGGAGGTGGTGTGGCACGTCCCGCCCGGTGAGCGGCGGGGCGACGTCTCGGCACGCCGGGTGGAGCGCCTCGGCGCCATCGAGCTGTCCTCGGCCCGGCTCCGCGACGCCGACGTCAGGCCCGCCGTACTGGACGGGCTGCGTGTCGAGGGCCTGGCGATCCTGCGCTGGACCCCCGAGGCCGTCGCGCTGCGCGAGCGCCTGGCCTTCTGCCACCGGACGCTCGGCGATCCGTGGCAGGCGATGGACGACGAGGCCCTGACCGAGGCGGCCGACCGGTGGCTGGAGCCCGAGCTGTCCCGTGCCCGCCGCCGCTCCGACCTGGAGCGGATCGATGTGACCTCGGCGCTGCACCGCCTGGTCCCATGGAGCGCGCGTCTTGCGGATACGGCCCCCGAGCGGATCGAGGTTCCGAGCGGCTCGCGGATCAGGGTCGACTACTCCGGTGACCAGCCGGTCCTCGCCGTCAAACTGCAGGAGCTGTTCGGCTGGGACGAGGCGCCACGCGTGGCCGGGGTCCCGCTGGTCGTCCACCTGCTCTCCCCGGCGGGCCGCCCGGCGGCGGTGACCGCCGATCTGGCCTCCTTCTGGCGGGGCGACGGCTACCGCTCGGTCCGCGCCGAGCTGCGGGGCCGCTATCCCAAGCATCCCTGGCCCGAAGACCCCCTGTCCGCCGTCGCCACCCGCCGGACCAACCGCCCGCGCCGCTGA
- a CDS encoding amidase — protein sequence MSWVGKSAAEIAEAVRRGRVTAPAVVEAHLQTIAKYDERIGAFRKVRTERALAEARAVQGRADLEGLPLAGVPVAIKDNVAIRGEAMRNGSAATSNSAATEDHPVVSRLRAAGAVIVGITNVPELCLVGFSDSVYGVTRNPWDLKRTPGGSSSGSAAAVAAGMVPLAHGSDGLGSLRIPAACCGLVSIKPGQEVVPAPERDWHGMSENGPLATTVTDLALALAVMAGDMSLATPGESESLEFGSAIDDYPGGLTPAEPVKLRIAMAPAPLPPGFAVDAEFQRAVVEAADTLGAAGHTVVEHDARMPGWLGSAAIAAWLACARQETEGLDPRRLEQRTRSLAKMGRLLARIGMDGSAGRDRWRAYGADQWFGNADVLVTPTLAAVPPPVGRWGRRGLLPNVRTNVTYAPATAAWNMAGWPAMTVPYGWHSTGMPIGVQLVAAPGGESQLLALAAQLESAHPWLRHAPLD from the coding sequence ATGTCGTGGGTGGGAAAGTCCGCAGCGGAGATCGCGGAGGCCGTACGACGGGGAAGGGTCACCGCGCCGGCGGTCGTCGAGGCGCACCTCCAGACGATCGCCAAGTACGACGAGCGCATCGGGGCGTTCCGCAAGGTCCGCACCGAGCGGGCACTCGCCGAGGCGCGGGCCGTACAGGGGCGGGCCGACCTGGAGGGGCTGCCACTCGCCGGAGTGCCCGTCGCGATCAAGGACAACGTCGCGATCCGGGGCGAGGCGATGCGCAACGGATCCGCGGCGACGTCCAACTCCGCCGCCACCGAGGACCATCCGGTGGTGAGCAGGCTCAGAGCGGCGGGCGCGGTGATCGTGGGGATCACCAACGTGCCGGAGCTGTGCCTGGTGGGGTTCTCCGACAGCGTGTACGGCGTGACGCGCAATCCCTGGGACCTGAAACGCACACCCGGCGGGTCGTCGAGCGGAAGCGCGGCGGCCGTCGCGGCGGGGATGGTCCCGCTGGCCCACGGCAGCGACGGGCTCGGCTCACTGCGCATCCCGGCCGCCTGCTGCGGGCTCGTCTCGATCAAGCCGGGGCAGGAAGTGGTCCCCGCGCCCGAGCGCGACTGGCACGGGATGTCGGAGAACGGCCCGCTGGCCACCACCGTGACCGACCTCGCCCTGGCGCTGGCGGTGATGGCCGGTGACATGTCCCTGGCGACCCCCGGCGAGAGCGAGTCCCTCGAATTCGGCAGCGCCATCGACGACTATCCGGGCGGGCTCACCCCGGCGGAGCCGGTGAAGCTGCGGATCGCGATGGCTCCCGCGCCGCTGCCGCCGGGGTTCGCGGTGGACGCCGAATTCCAGAGGGCGGTGGTCGAGGCCGCGGACACGCTCGGCGCCGCCGGCCACACCGTGGTGGAGCACGACGCCCGGATGCCCGGCTGGCTCGGCTCCGCGGCGATCGCCGCCTGGCTGGCCTGCGCCCGGCAGGAGACCGAGGGGCTCGACCCGCGCAGGCTGGAGCAGCGCACCAGATCTCTGGCGAAGATGGGCCGGCTGCTCGCCCGGATCGGGATGGACGGCTCGGCGGGCCGCGACCGCTGGCGCGCCTACGGTGCCGACCAGTGGTTCGGCAACGCCGACGTGCTCGTCACCCCGACGCTCGCCGCCGTCCCTCCGCCCGTCGGGCGCTGGGGCCGGCGCGGACTGCTGCCCAACGTGCGTACCAACGTGACGTACGCCCCCGCCACCGCGGCCTGGAACATGGCCGGCTGGCCCGCGATGACGGTCCCGTACGGCTGGCACTCCACCGGCATGCCCATCGGCGTCCAGCTCGTCGCCGCCCCGGGCGGCGAGTCCCAGCTCCTGGCCCTGGCCGCCCAGCTGGAGAGCGCCCACCCCTGGCTCCGCCATGCCCCACTCGACTGA
- a CDS encoding aldehyde dehydrogenase family protein produces MSKAERPSGREPVRLAVRKTYKLYIGGAFPRSESGRSYVVTSSKGDFLANASKASRKDARDAVSAARKAFGGWSGATPYNRGQILYRIAEMLESRRGQFVAELAETGTKKAGDVVDAAVDRLVWYAGWTDKIASVAGATNPVAGPYFNVSSPEPTGVVAVVAPDEPLLGLVSVIAPVIATGNTCVVIASERAPLPSITLAEVLATSDLPGGVVNILTGSVKEIAPWLAAHMDVNAIDLTGVADPELAVRCEQEAAENLKRVLRPAVTDWSADPGTRRLTAFLETKTVWHPTGV; encoded by the coding sequence ATGAGTAAGGCCGAGCGGCCGAGTGGCCGCGAGCCCGTACGGCTGGCCGTACGCAAGACCTACAAGCTGTACATCGGCGGGGCGTTCCCGCGGTCGGAGAGCGGAAGGTCCTACGTCGTGACCTCCTCCAAGGGTGACTTCCTGGCCAACGCGTCGAAGGCCTCCCGCAAGGACGCCCGCGACGCCGTCTCCGCCGCGCGCAAGGCCTTCGGCGGCTGGTCGGGCGCGACCCCGTACAACCGGGGGCAGATCCTCTACCGGATCGCCGAGATGCTGGAGAGCCGCCGGGGGCAGTTCGTCGCCGAGCTGGCCGAGACGGGCACGAAGAAGGCCGGGGACGTGGTGGACGCGGCCGTCGACCGGCTGGTCTGGTACGCCGGCTGGACCGACAAGATCGCCTCGGTGGCCGGGGCGACCAACCCGGTCGCCGGTCCCTACTTCAACGTCTCCTCGCCGGAGCCGACCGGCGTGGTCGCGGTGGTCGCCCCGGACGAGCCTCTGCTCGGGCTCGTCTCGGTGATCGCCCCGGTGATCGCCACGGGCAACACCTGCGTCGTGATCGCCAGCGAGCGGGCCCCGCTGCCCTCCATCACCCTGGCCGAGGTGCTCGCCACCTCCGACCTGCCCGGTGGCGTGGTCAACATCCTCACCGGCTCGGTCAAGGAGATCGCGCCCTGGCTGGCCGCGCACATGGACGTCAACGCCATCGACCTGACCGGTGTCGCCGACCCGGAGCTGGCGGTCAGGTGCGAGCAGGAGGCGGCGGAGAACCTCAAGCGCGTCCTGCGCCCCGCCGTGACCGACTGGTCGGCCGATCCCGGCACCAGGCGCCTGACGGCCTTCCTGGAGACCAAGACCGTCTGGCACCCCACCGGCGTCTGA